CGCCTCCATAAATATTATCGAAGACTGTTGGTCCAGTATTAACCTTCCAATCTTCATTAGTAATTAATTCTTGACTTGAACCATCCTGATAGTTCACCTTTAACAAAAGTTTTACAGCTGGGGTACCATAAGACAAATCCCTCTCGGATTCAGGGTCATTTTTCCATGAAATATTTTGTCCATAAAACCCATTCCCCAAAATGATACCCAATGCATTATTGCCTTCATTCAGTTGTTCAGTAACATCGTAAGTCACATAATAGGCCTGTTTATCGTAATTCGATGGTGCTGGATCCAATACATGATCCCCTGTTTTAGATCCATTGATATATAACTCATAGTAACCCAGTCCACAGATGTAAGCTCTCGCACTTTCGATCGCGCCCTTTGCATCCAGTTCACTTCTGAAGTAACCCACAGGGAGACTAGTTACCTTCGCCGGCGACTTCATTTTTCCGGTCTTATATTCTTTGAATCGATGCGCTGAAGTACGCGTATCGGTCTTCACACCAATCCATTGGGCCGCACCCCAGTCTTCTTGAATCAAAAGACCTACTTCAAACGTATTGATATCGGACCATTCTGAGACAACTCCATTCTCGTCCCAAATCCTAACTTTCCAGTAGTAAATATGAGAGGATTGCAATCCCTTACCAGAATACGAGACTTGTGAAGATTGATCAGAGTTTACTTTCTCGGAATCCCACATATCTGCGTCCAACTCATTCAAAATATCCGGTGATGATGCCACCAAAACTTGATAGGCAGACTGTGATTTCGACTTTTCATCAGACTGAGTTTGCCATGACAGCTTTGGTTTGGATCCATCTATCCCTATTGGGTTATTTATCATGTCAGTCTTAAGCTTCACTACTTTTAGCAGCGTATCCGGCTTGTTCTCTATCGGTATGCATGCCATAACCAGAAAAATCATCATAGAGAATAACAACACACGTATCGATAACTTGTTCATATTTTTTTGTTTAATCCTTAAATCCAACTCTATCAGATTAGCTTATTTTGGAATCAATTCTATCAGTTTTACACTGTGGGGTTCCATTTCCATTTTAAGTATGATACTCCCATCTTTGGTTTTGAATATGGTGGAATCTGTCACAGTCTGTGGCAATTGAGCCAGCTTTTCATATTTATTCAAATTGGCATCATAGACGGCTTTCCAACCTTCTTGAAAATAGTCACCCGGTCTATTGCCATAGATTCTTGCACTTTTACCAGATTTGATAGCTATACCAGCAGATTTGACATCTTTATAGAGTTCATGCATAAATATGCCATGATTTCTATCTATTGTCCACTCGTTCATGTAAAAGGAACTACTAGCTTTTACTAGCTCCCCCTTAATTTCCGGGTACAAAATTTGACGATTCATACTGGTGAGGGTGGTATTATGGTTATACAAAAGCAAAAAAACTCTACCCTCTTTAACAACAGGGATTATACCTGAAAAACCACTGCTCCCCCTAGAAGCTGAAAGTCTACTTCCTCCTTCCATTTTCAACAACATAGAGGTTACATTTCTTCGCCCGCTAGCCAATCCACCTGTGGTATATTGACCCCAATCATATATTTCATTCACACGATAATGGTAAGAGAGATCAGCAATGGTAGCATACCAGCTAGCTCCAAACTCAGTAGCATCACTCAAACTGAGGCCTCTGTTTCCAAATTCATCTCTCAATATTCCAAACTCTTGAATATCTAATGGAATACCCTGGAATTGAGAATAGCTATCTAATTTATCTCGATAGGGGACTACTTTTTCCTCAAATCTGACAGTATTCTGATCAATTTTCTCATAATAGGAAAGGCTAAAGAAATCCATCCGCGTACCTATTTCGCCTGTGGCATAATTGGTACCAACGGCGCAGTGGTCGATCAGCTCCGTGGTAAAGGTGGCCACTCCTTCGGTGAGCATGTTGCCTGGTCCAATCTGGGCTTCTGGCAAGATTTTTCCCACCTCATCTACGGTGATATCGTAGTGTTTGAAATACGCCTCCATACTACCTCTCCAATGATCTGGAGTATAGTTTGGTTCCGTAGAAACTCTGAAACGCCAAGTGCTCACTTCTTCCTTCCCAAATTCATCGATGAGTGTTTGTAGAAAGGCACGAATATATTGTCTCCAAATCTCATAATCAGTTGGTGCTTTTGTATTACCATAAGTGTCTTCTATTCTTGGTAAACTCATTTCCCAGGGGACATTGTCCAATACTATTCTGGGTTTGAAACCAGTCTGCATAAATCCTCTCATGCTAGTCAACAGGCCCGAAAAATCTACAATGATATTTCCATTTTCATCCACCCCTTTGTAGTAGATATTCTTATTATCGATTCTACCACCTAGCATCCTTACTAGATTATAGCTTTTCACGTAAGACTTTGATTCTTCGAGGCTGCTTCGAAAACTTGCACTCTCAAATTGAGTTTGATTAATCATCGGTCGTGTAGACCAAAAGTTGTACATAAGTCCAACTTTATCCTTTGTATTGATGGAGATCAATTGATCAGCCGGAATTTCATCCTCTTTATCTTCCTGAAGAATTTCCTTTCCTAAGTTCCCTTCTCCTGTACAAGACAGGAACCATATTATAGTACTTACTGAAGTGACTAAAACTTTTAAACGTTTCAATAATCTTACTTTCATTCTTTCATATCATAAAGCTTAAAATTAGTATGACGAGCTTTTCGAACAGAGTCAAATAATCCAACATAAGGGTACTCTTGTTTAATCAATAACAGAAGACACTATATTAGTGTGATGTTCAGATTATTGCCAACACTTTTCTGTATATACAAGTGAGAATTATGAAGAAATCAGAACCGAAAAAAACCAGCAGAAAAATCTGCTGGTTTAAGACTAATTGTATTACCTATAACCATTATTGGTTGGATCTGACTCCAAAAGTTTCGGATTGGTTTGTAGCTCCTGCAAGGGAATTGGCAAGAGTACATGATAAGGTTTTATATTTGCTCCAGGTGTGTAGGTTCTGTATTCTTCAGACTGCACTACATCGAACAAAATGCCCCATCTGATCAAATCATATCTTCTCCATGCTTCGCCAGCGAGCTCCCATTTACGCTCATCATAAATCGCCTCCCTGAATTGCTGCTGTGTTAAACCAACTAACTCCCATTCAGCCTGAGTCGCATAGGCTCGTTCGCGTACAGCATGAATGTACTGATAAGCATTGGCCGGTCCATTCAATTCATTTTCACACTCTGCGGCCATCAGATAAATATCCGCTAAACGGAAAACCATTCGGTTGTCCTCATGATTGAACCTTGGAGATGTGTCTACATTGAGATTCATAAATTTGGGGATGTAGGTAAATGCCAAATCAAAACCCAAATAGCTATCCATAATATTCAACTCTCTTCTCAGATCATTGGTTGGAAAACTATTTGCAAATCCTATAGTAGCTATTTGAAGGCCTGTGCCATTAAACTGTTCCCCCCTAGCTGCCAAAGCATCCGCCAAAGCACCTCTCTCATCAGTATTGGCAGGTTCATCTCTCAATCTCGGATTAAACATACTTGGTCTCCAATTACCATTACCAAAAACTGCCGGTAATGAACCATCTGGTCTGACCACACCTTCTTCGAATTGACCTCTGATATCTTTAGCAAAGTCAAGAGACCAAATAATCTCTGCATTGTACTCATTGCTAGGATCAAAAACTTCTGCATAGGTCGGCTGAAGTTCGTGGGAGGATTGATTAATAATCTCCAAACATTTATTCAACCCATTTTGCCAATCTTGTTCAGCCATATATATTTTGGCCATAATCAACGCCGCACACCACTTGGAAGCACGTCCTAGCTGATTATCAGGAATTTCATCAGCTCGTGGCAAATTGTCCTGAGCAAACTGCAAATCTTCGAGAATATCTTGAATAATGATATCCTTATCAGTCCTGCCCAAAACCTTAATCTGATCTAAATCCAAAGCTTCTCTATAATAAGGGGCATCTCCCCATAAATTGGTTATGTGCCAATAGGCTAATGAACGGATAAAGGTGACGTCTGCGATAATATCGACCTGAGCAGCATCTGGAATAGCATTGTTCCCTTCTACTCTATCCAAAATAATGTTAGAATTCAAAATGATTTTGTAAAAATCCTTCCATGTATCTGATACGCTCATCTTCTGAACCGACACATCAGCCAATCCTTCGTCAAGAGTATAGTTCCCAATGGGCTCTACAAAATTCGCATTCCGATTAGGCTCTATGATATCAGCCCCATTGTCATAAAAATGATCAAGTCCAACCTGACCATAGATGGAATTGTTTTTGAGTATGGCATATAAGCCTGTCACAGCCTGTCTCGCATCGGACTCTGACGAAAAGAAATTCTCTGGCGCGATAATATCTCTTGGATTTTCCTGCAAAAACTCTTGACAACTGAAAGTTACAGAAAGTACCAACGCTATGATTATTATATTAATTTTTTTCATTTGTTCGCGATTTAGATTTTAGAATGTAAGGTTTAAACCTAATGTCAAGACTTTTGCATTTGGATATTCACCACTTGAATAACCCTGTGCAATGTTTCCTAATCCACTGTTTCCGAAATTACTGGTTTCGGGATCTATCAATCTGAAATCAGATAGCAACCAAAGGTTTGTCCCTGAGAAGTAAACAGACATTCTATCAATATTATTCCAGCCCCATTGATTAGTTGGTAGATTGTAAGTAAGTCTCAACGTCTTTAGCCTGATATGTGAACCGTCTTCAACCATTTCTGAATTGCTATTAGTGGATTCAGATGCGGCTCCTGCACGTGGAATATCTGATGTTGGATTTTGAGGTGTCCATCGATCTGCAATCTCAGCGAATTTAGGATTCTCCCCTCTTGTGAAATAATTAGGCCTCATTCTCAGATTATAAACCTCATTGCCATAAGTTCCTTGAAAAAAGAAAGACAAATTGAAATTCTTATACGTGATCGAATTCTCCAATCCAAAAACCAAATCAGGCTGAGGACTTCCCAACACGATGTTATCTTCATTGGTAATATTGCCATCACCATTCAAGTCTTGAAATTTGGAGGAGCCTAATTCAGGAATTACATTCATACCTGAGTTATCAATTTCCTCTTGAGTCTTGTATGTACCAAGATATTTTACTCCGGTAAACACAGGTACTGGCTCCCCGACGATGATTCGTGTATTGCCCGATCCTAAAATCTCATCTATCACAACATCAATAAACTCCTGACCACCCAAATCCAGGACTTTGTTTTTGTTTGAAGACAAAGTCAAAGTTGACCCCCAATCAAAATCTCCATGAGAAACATTTGTAGTCTTGAGCAAAAACTCCCATCCTTTGTTTTCTAGGGACCCAATGTTTTGCAATTGACTAGAGAAACCCGTTTGGCGTGGTACTACTACTTCTAAAAGAAGATCGTTCGTTTCTTTACGATAAAATCCGAATTCAGCAAAAACACGGTTGTTGAACATGGAAGTTTCAACCGCCAAATCCAGTTGATCAGTAGTTTCCCACTGCAAAGCAGGATTAGCTGGACGACCTAGTGTAAGACCAGGGTTCTGCACACCTCCATAGGTAGTACTAGCCTCGGTCAAGAGTGCCAAGGTTCTGTAAGATTCAATACCCTGACTACCCGATCTACCATAACTGGCTCTCAATTTCAAATTGTTGATAAAAGTAACATCCTGCATAAAGGGCTCATTGGATACTTTCCATGCACCCGCCACAGATGGATACAACTCATATTTGTTTCCTTCAGCAAAACGAGAAGACCCATCGGTTCTTGCCACCAAGGTCAACAGATACTTATCTCTAAAAGAGTAATTCAGTCTTCCAAAAAAGGAAACAATTGAAAATTCATCAAATGAACTATTTACAATATTGCGAGTGGGATCACTGCCTAACCCTAAGCTGTTATATCCAACTGCATCAGAAGTAAAACCATATGCTTCTGCACTCACACTTTCTGCCTGAAAATGTTGGAAAGATGCTCCAACCAAGCCAGTGATACTATGATCACCAAACTCTGTTGAGTATTGTATAGTGTTTTCATTATTCCATCCAATACTAGTAGTAGCTCTTACTTCAGCATCTCCGCCCTGATTTACGACCAATCGATCTGGACTTTGACTCGAATTGAATCTGTTTCTCTTAGTATTATCTATTTCTGGACTGAAAGTAGATCTGATCATCCATTTGGGTGTAGGTTTAAACTCCAAATAAGCAGTGGCCAATACATTGTTGATTTGTGTTTCATTTGTATTCAGCTCTGCATTTGCAACTGGATTGGAGAAAGGGGCTCCAATCACTTCATTCCAACCATTGTAAGTTCCATCGTCGTTGTAAACAGGCTGAGTAGGAAGGATGTTCAACAAACCACCATACCCAACTGTTCCATTATCTTGTTTGATTCTGGAAAAGTTCATCCTAAAACCAGTCTTCCATCTATCTGTCAATTTGATGTCAAGATTAGATCGAAAAATGAATTTTTCAATTCCAGAATTCTTGATCAAACCATCTTGATTGAAATAATTTAATGAATTATAGTAATTCACATTACCATTCTCTGAAGATCCACTAATAGATACATCTGCATTATAGATCGGTGATGGGTCCAAAAGCATATTGAAATAATCATTGTCTTCGTAGGTAGAAGGATCGTCAGGAAAAGGTAGAGCCACCCCTCTATATGCAGCATCTTCATTCGTGTATTCGATCTGTTCTTCTTTATTCAAAAACGCCGGTCTTTCAGGTACCAATTGGGTACTGGTATAAAGTCCCACACTCACTTGAGGTTTACCACCAGTAGCCATTCCGCTTTTGGTAGTGACGAGTACGACACCATTTGCGCCTCTCGAACCATAGATGGCAATCGATGATGCATCTTTTAACACCTCAATTGAGCGGATATCATTCGTATTCAAATTATTAAGGTTGAAATCTTGGCCCACTATGATACCATCTATTACCCATAACGGTTGATTACTTCCTTCGATAGAGTTTCCGCCTCTCACACGAATCACAGTTCCTGCCCCGGGTGCACCACTTACTGACGTGATTTGTACCCCCGCCGCTCTACCTTGTAACACCTGATCTACACGAGAACTAGGGATTTTTTGTAAGGCTTCATTGTCTATAGAAGCGACAGACCCGGTTAGGTCGGATTTCTTGGAAGTACCATACCCAATTACCACTACCGTTTCGAGTTCCTTCACATCAGTCTGCATTTGTACATCGATTACTGATTGGCTACCCACAGTCTGTTCTTGTTCCAAAAATCCAATAGATGTAAATACAAGAGTTGCCCCTTCGGATACTTGCAAAGTATACTTACCATTCATATCTGTGATGGTACCGTTAGTAGTTCCTTTCTCAAGGACGGTCACTCCTGGTAATTCAGACCCGTCTTCTCCTGATGTAACCAATCCCGAAACAGAAACTTCTGCTTGATACAAATTGCCTTCACTAGCATTTGCCAGAAAGCTCACCAGAACAAAAAGTCCTGACATAAGTAATTTAGATAGATAAACTAATCTAGTTTGTAAATAGTCTTTCATAAGTATTAATATAATTAAGTAATTCAGTTTAGTTAAATGAGTTCTATTCAGCTGCACCTAGTACAAACTTTAGAACCAGTTAGATTCATCCTT
This is a stretch of genomic DNA from Reichenbachiella ulvae. It encodes these proteins:
- a CDS encoding GH39 family glycosyl hydrolase, whose product is MKVRLLKRLKVLVTSVSTIIWFLSCTGEGNLGKEILQEDKEDEIPADQLISINTKDKVGLMYNFWSTRPMINQTQFESASFRSSLEESKSYVKSYNLVRMLGGRIDNKNIYYKGVDENGNIIVDFSGLLTSMRGFMQTGFKPRIVLDNVPWEMSLPRIEDTYGNTKAPTDYEIWRQYIRAFLQTLIDEFGKEEVSTWRFRVSTEPNYTPDHWRGSMEAYFKHYDITVDEVGKILPEAQIGPGNMLTEGVATFTTELIDHCAVGTNYATGEIGTRMDFFSLSYYEKIDQNTVRFEEKVVPYRDKLDSYSQFQGIPLDIQEFGILRDEFGNRGLSLSDATEFGASWYATIADLSYHYRVNEIYDWGQYTTGGLASGRRNVTSMLLKMEGGSRLSASRGSSGFSGIIPVVKEGRVFLLLYNHNTTLTSMNRQILYPEIKGELVKASSSFYMNEWTIDRNHGIFMHELYKDVKSAGIAIKSGKSARIYGNRPGDYFQEGWKAVYDANLNKYEKLAQLPQTVTDSTIFKTKDGSIILKMEMEPHSVKLIELIPK
- a CDS encoding RagB/SusD family nutrient uptake outer membrane protein translates to MKKINIIIIALVLSVTFSCQEFLQENPRDIIAPENFFSSESDARQAVTGLYAILKNNSIYGQVGLDHFYDNGADIIEPNRNANFVEPIGNYTLDEGLADVSVQKMSVSDTWKDFYKIILNSNIILDRVEGNNAIPDAAQVDIIADVTFIRSLAYWHITNLWGDAPYYREALDLDQIKVLGRTDKDIIIQDILEDLQFAQDNLPRADEIPDNQLGRASKWCAALIMAKIYMAEQDWQNGLNKCLEIINQSSHELQPTYAEVFDPSNEYNAEIIWSLDFAKDIRGQFEEGVVRPDGSLPAVFGNGNWRPSMFNPRLRDEPANTDERGALADALAARGEQFNGTGLQIATIGFANSFPTNDLRRELNIMDSYLGFDLAFTYIPKFMNLNVDTSPRFNHEDNRMVFRLADIYLMAAECENELNGPANAYQYIHAVRERAYATQAEWELVGLTQQQFREAIYDERKWELAGEAWRRYDLIRWGILFDVVQSEEYRTYTPGANIKPYHVLLPIPLQELQTNPKLLESDPTNNGYR
- a CDS encoding SusC/RagA family TonB-linked outer membrane protein produces the protein MSGLFVLVSFLANASEGNLYQAEVSVSGLVTSGEDGSELPGVTVLEKGTTNGTITDMNGKYTLQVSEGATLVFTSIGFLEQEQTVGSQSVIDVQMQTDVKELETVVVIGYGTSKKSDLTGSVASIDNEALQKIPSSRVDQVLQGRAAGVQITSVSGAPGAGTVIRVRGGNSIEGSNQPLWVIDGIIVGQDFNLNNLNTNDIRSIEVLKDASSIAIYGSRGANGVVLVTTKSGMATGGKPQVSVGLYTSTQLVPERPAFLNKEEQIEYTNEDAAYRGVALPFPDDPSTYEDNDYFNMLLDPSPIYNADVSISGSSENGNVNYYNSLNYFNQDGLIKNSGIEKFIFRSNLDIKLTDRWKTGFRMNFSRIKQDNGTVGYGGLLNILPTQPVYNDDGTYNGWNEVIGAPFSNPVANAELNTNETQINNVLATAYLEFKPTPKWMIRSTFSPEIDNTKRNRFNSSQSPDRLVVNQGGDAEVRATTSIGWNNENTIQYSTEFGDHSITGLVGASFQHFQAESVSAEAYGFTSDAVGYNSLGLGSDPTRNIVNSSFDEFSIVSFFGRLNYSFRDKYLLTLVARTDGSSRFAEGNKYELYPSVAGAWKVSNEPFMQDVTFINNLKLRASYGRSGSQGIESYRTLALLTEASTTYGGVQNPGLTLGRPANPALQWETTDQLDLAVETSMFNNRVFAEFGFYRKETNDLLLEVVVPRQTGFSSQLQNIGSLENKGWEFLLKTTNVSHGDFDWGSTLTLSSNKNKVLDLGGQEFIDVVIDEILGSGNTRIIVGEPVPVFTGVKYLGTYKTQEEIDNSGMNVIPELGSSKFQDLNGDGNITNEDNIVLGSPQPDLVFGLENSITYKNFNLSFFFQGTYGNEVYNLRMRPNYFTRGENPKFAEIADRWTPQNPTSDIPRAGAASESTNSNSEMVEDGSHIRLKTLRLTYNLPTNQWGWNNIDRMSVYFSGTNLWLLSDFRLIDPETSNFGNSGLGNIAQGYSSGEYPNAKVLTLGLNLTF